Proteins encoded by one window of Homoserinimonas aerilata:
- a CDS encoding nitroreductase family protein produces the protein MSITIPSRTAQTSAPIVEVLAERWSPRSFDTTVEVTQEQLTSALEAARWSPSAGNTQPWRFVVARRGTPEHATIVENLMGFNQVWAASAPVLIVNIAVTQDAEGKPMRFAEYDLGQAAAHLSVQAHHDGLHVHQMGGILVDGLRAAFGLDETLRPLSVTALGVLGGPELLTNEVLREREVQPRSRRPLDELIIGRD, from the coding sequence ATGTCGATCACAATCCCCAGCCGCACCGCCCAGACCAGCGCCCCCATCGTCGAGGTGCTCGCCGAGAGGTGGAGCCCCCGCTCGTTCGACACCACCGTCGAGGTGACGCAGGAGCAGCTGACCTCCGCGCTGGAGGCCGCCCGCTGGTCGCCGTCGGCCGGCAACACGCAGCCGTGGCGCTTCGTCGTCGCCCGCCGCGGCACCCCCGAGCATGCGACCATCGTCGAGAACCTGATGGGCTTCAACCAGGTGTGGGCCGCATCCGCCCCGGTTCTCATCGTGAACATCGCCGTGACGCAGGATGCCGAGGGCAAGCCGATGAGGTTCGCCGAGTACGACCTCGGCCAGGCCGCCGCGCACCTCAGCGTGCAGGCGCACCACGACGGGCTGCACGTGCACCAGATGGGCGGCATCCTCGTCGACGGGCTGCGCGCCGCCTTCGGCCTGGACGAGACGCTGCGCCCCCTCTCCGTCACCGCGCTCGGCGTGCTCGGCGGGCCGGAACTGCTCACCAACGAGGTGCTGCGCGAGCGCGAGGTGCAGCCGCGCAGCCGCCGGCCGCTCGACGAGCTGATCATCGGGCGCGACTGA
- a CDS encoding DUF1697 domain-containing protein, giving the protein MSDKRIILIRAVNVGGTAKLPMAELRALAEELGATQVATYIASGNLLCAVPGHPDAFDRALEEGIRQRFGFFREVMSRSRDELVAALEGYPFEVVEERFSYVNFLVGEPTPDAIARARLVPCGADQWQLAGREQFIQYADGAGRAQLNSAALAKALGVAGTARNLATVRKLIALAA; this is encoded by the coding sequence ATGAGCGACAAGCGCATCATCCTGATCCGCGCCGTCAACGTCGGCGGCACCGCAAAGCTGCCCATGGCAGAACTGCGGGCGCTGGCCGAGGAGCTCGGCGCCACCCAGGTGGCCACCTACATCGCGTCAGGCAATCTGCTGTGCGCCGTGCCGGGGCATCCGGATGCCTTCGACCGGGCGCTCGAGGAGGGCATCCGGCAGCGCTTCGGCTTCTTTCGTGAGGTCATGTCGCGCAGCCGCGATGAGCTGGTCGCGGCGCTCGAGGGCTACCCCTTCGAGGTCGTGGAGGAGCGCTTCTCGTACGTGAACTTTCTCGTCGGGGAGCCGACACCGGATGCGATCGCCCGCGCGAGACTCGTGCCGTGCGGCGCCGACCAGTGGCAGTTGGCGGGCCGCGAGCAGTTCATCCAGTACGCCGACGGGGCCGGTCGCGCCCAACTGAACTCGGCTGCCCTCGCGAAAGCGCTGGGGGTCGCCGGCACAGCCCGCAACCTCGCAACCGTTCGCAAGCTGATCGCGCTCGCCGCGTAG
- a CDS encoding stealth family protein — MERRGRIALRMGGVTPAEAARQDLAFLRGVLDASEIPFILVRGNDARPVIAVDRESREDLSAALAEACKGEPFYGRADKPSRGGDRTVLLSEGLLSQRPDAPAFTLFRPRVGDHGGLRLGWREGVRLEFWRHGDDEAVAPAPNALMRRHTPAAELVRTNVQRDGTDWPSVEGMFDPLVEDIRFDIDMVFSWVDGSDLDWQRQRAARMAGYVVGEGDDHEARFRQLDELRYALRSVHVNAPWVRRIFVATDSPRPEWLAEHPKVTFVRSEEFFADPSVLPTHNSHAVESQLHRIEGLSEHFLYSNDDMFFGRPVAPSMFFSPGGVTKFIQAPTRIGLGESHQGRSGFENAARVNRALLRERFGVTITRHLEHAATPLRRSVVEELEREFPAEFTRTAAAAFRQATDVSVTNSLYHYYAFVTGRAVLQEDARVGYIDTTARQGVADMRRLLRRHDLDFFCLNDGSFPELDAAEREREVRRFLEQYYPIPAPWENPDVE; from the coding sequence GTGGAGCGCCGCGGCCGCATCGCGCTCCGCATGGGCGGAGTCACGCCCGCCGAGGCTGCGCGGCAGGATCTGGCCTTTCTGCGCGGCGTGCTCGACGCATCCGAGATCCCGTTCATCCTGGTGCGCGGCAATGACGCGAGGCCGGTCATCGCCGTCGACCGGGAATCGCGTGAGGATCTCTCCGCCGCGCTCGCCGAGGCGTGCAAGGGGGAGCCGTTCTACGGGCGTGCCGACAAGCCGTCGCGCGGCGGCGACCGCACCGTGCTGCTCTCCGAGGGGCTGCTGTCGCAGCGTCCGGATGCGCCGGCCTTCACACTGTTCCGCCCGCGCGTCGGCGACCACGGCGGTCTGCGCCTCGGCTGGCGTGAAGGCGTTCGGCTCGAATTCTGGCGGCACGGCGACGATGAGGCCGTCGCTCCCGCGCCGAACGCGCTCATGCGCCGGCACACGCCCGCGGCGGAGCTCGTGCGCACGAACGTGCAGCGCGACGGAACGGACTGGCCGAGCGTTGAGGGCATGTTCGACCCGCTCGTGGAGGACATCCGCTTCGACATCGACATGGTGTTCTCGTGGGTCGACGGCTCCGATCTCGACTGGCAGCGGCAGCGGGCGGCCCGCATGGCCGGCTACGTCGTCGGCGAGGGCGACGATCACGAGGCGCGCTTCCGTCAGCTCGACGAACTGCGCTACGCGCTGCGCTCGGTGCACGTCAACGCGCCCTGGGTGCGGCGCATCTTCGTGGCGACCGACTCGCCCCGGCCCGAGTGGTTGGCCGAGCATCCGAAAGTCACGTTCGTGCGCAGCGAGGAGTTCTTCGCCGACCCCAGTGTGCTGCCGACCCACAACTCGCACGCGGTCGAGAGCCAGCTGCACCGCATCGAGGGGCTCAGCGAGCACTTCCTGTACTCCAACGACGACATGTTCTTCGGTCGGCCGGTGGCGCCGAGCATGTTCTTCTCGCCCGGCGGGGTGACCAAGTTCATCCAGGCGCCGACGCGTATCGGCCTGGGCGAATCGCATCAGGGCCGCAGCGGCTTCGAGAACGCGGCGCGGGTCAACCGGGCGCTGCTGCGCGAGCGCTTCGGCGTGACCATCACCCGCCACCTGGAGCATGCGGCGACCCCGCTGCGACGCTCCGTCGTGGAGGAGCTCGAGCGGGAGTTCCCGGCCGAGTTCACGCGCACGGCTGCGGCGGCATTCCGGCAGGCGACGGATGTCTCGGTGACGAACTCGCTGTACCACTACTACGCGTTCGTGACCGGGCGGGCGGTGCTGCAGGAGGACGCCCGCGTCGGCTACATCGACACCACCGCACGGCAGGGGGTCGCCGACATGCGCAGGCTGCTGCGCCGCCACGACCTCGACTTCTTCTGCCTCAACGACGGCAGCTTCCCTGAGCTCGACGCCGCCGAGCGGGAGCGCGAGGTGCGCCGCTTCCTGGAGCAGTACTACCCGATCCCCGCGCCGTGGGAGAACCCCGACGTCGAGTAG
- a CDS encoding phosphodiesterase: MSYTAAYARPDHFILHLSDTHLLAGGRKLYDTVDSEQHLAALFRRLEQSGARPEAIVLTGDLADHGEPEAYRNLRAIVEPAAERLGAQVVWVMGNHDDRGAFHEGLLDEPASTAPVDRVHDVNGLRVIALDSTVPGHHHGEISDAQLAWLAGVLETPAPHGTILALHHPPVPSVQDLAVLVELRGQAPLARVLRGTDVRSIIAGHLHYSTTATFAGIPVSVASATCYTQDIGGPTRSTRPQDAAQSYNLIHVFDTTITHSVVPVAGPTALGFTSSAETERILAKAGVSIPPAVNAHVTPQPAAVPIV, from the coding sequence ATGAGTTACACGGCCGCGTACGCGCGCCCCGACCACTTCATCCTGCACCTCAGCGACACGCATCTGCTCGCCGGGGGCAGAAAGCTGTACGACACCGTCGACAGCGAGCAGCACCTGGCCGCTCTGTTCCGGCGGCTCGAGCAGTCGGGCGCCCGGCCGGAGGCGATCGTTCTCACCGGCGATCTGGCCGACCACGGCGAACCGGAGGCCTACCGCAACCTGCGGGCCATCGTCGAGCCGGCCGCCGAGCGGCTGGGCGCGCAGGTGGTGTGGGTGATGGGCAACCACGACGACCGCGGCGCCTTCCATGAGGGGCTCCTCGATGAGCCGGCGTCGACGGCTCCCGTCGACCGGGTGCACGACGTGAACGGGCTGCGTGTGATCGCGCTCGATTCGACCGTGCCAGGCCACCATCACGGCGAGATCAGTGACGCGCAGCTCGCCTGGCTTGCCGGCGTTCTGGAGACGCCCGCCCCGCACGGCACCATCCTCGCGCTGCACCACCCGCCGGTTCCGAGCGTGCAGGATCTTGCCGTGCTTGTGGAGCTCCGCGGCCAGGCCCCTCTCGCCCGTGTGCTCAGGGGCACGGATGTCCGCAGCATCATCGCAGGCCATCTGCACTATTCGACGACGGCGACGTTCGCGGGCATCCCTGTCTCGGTCGCATCCGCCACCTGCTACACGCAGGACATCGGCGGCCCGACGCGCAGCACACGACCTCAGGATGCTGCCCAGTCGTACAATCTCATCCACGTGTTCGACACGACGATCACGCATTCGGTGGTTCCTGTGGCCGGGCCGACGGCGCTCGGATTCACGTCGTCCGCCGAGACCGAGCGCATCCTCGCGAAGGCCGGCGTCAGCATCCCGCCGGCCGTGAACGCCCACGTGACGCCGCAGCCGGCGGCCGTGCCGATCGTCTAG
- a CDS encoding mycoredoxin: protein MATREEFTPTEGITMFSTTWCGYCRNLKGQLDRAGIPYTEVNIEEVEGTAELVAAVNGGNQTVPTVIFPDGTSATNPSLAEVSARLSA from the coding sequence ATGGCCACCCGCGAAGAATTCACCCCCACTGAGGGCATCACCATGTTCAGCACCACCTGGTGTGGTTACTGCCGAAACCTGAAGGGACAGCTCGACCGGGCCGGCATCCCCTACACGGAGGTCAACATCGAAGAGGTGGAGGGCACCGCGGAACTCGTGGCGGCCGTCAACGGCGGCAATCAGACCGTGCCGACCGTCATCTTCCCGGACGGCACGAGCGCCACGAACCCGTCACTCGCGGAGGTCAGCGCGCGCCTCTCCGCCTGA
- a CDS encoding SDR family NAD(P)-dependent oxidoreductase, with translation MTKQFEDKTAIVTGGGSGIGKAVAVALGAQGANVVVNDLKQEVAQAVVDEIVAAGGRGLAVAGNVGKADDVKAVVDAAVTEFGALHLAFNNAGIGGPLGLTADIDIEGYLSLMDVNLHSVFYGMHYQIPEMLKAGGGAIVNTSSILGVVGDATAVPYVAAKHGVAGMTKATALGYAEQGIRVNSVHPGYIDTPLLANLPKEAYDGLVAKHPIGRLGTSEEVAEVVLFLLSDKASFVTGAQYLVDGAYTSI, from the coding sequence ATGACCAAGCAGTTCGAGGACAAGACCGCGATCGTCACCGGCGGAGGCTCCGGCATCGGCAAGGCCGTCGCCGTCGCACTCGGCGCCCAGGGCGCGAATGTGGTCGTCAACGACCTCAAGCAGGAAGTCGCACAGGCTGTGGTCGACGAGATCGTCGCCGCGGGCGGCAGGGGTCTCGCGGTGGCCGGCAACGTCGGCAAGGCGGATGATGTGAAGGCCGTCGTCGACGCAGCGGTCACGGAGTTCGGTGCCCTGCACCTCGCGTTCAACAACGCGGGCATCGGCGGCCCGCTCGGCCTCACCGCCGACATCGACATCGAGGGCTACCTGAGCCTCATGGACGTCAACCTGCACTCCGTCTTCTACGGCATGCACTACCAGATCCCCGAAATGCTGAAGGCGGGCGGCGGCGCGATCGTGAACACCTCGTCGATCCTCGGCGTCGTGGGCGACGCGACTGCGGTGCCCTACGTGGCGGCCAAGCACGGCGTCGCAGGGATGACCAAGGCGACCGCCCTCGGATATGCCGAGCAGGGCATCCGGGTCAACTCGGTGCACCCCGGCTACATCGACACGCCCCTTCTGGCGAACCTGCCCAAGGAGGCCTACGACGGGCTCGTGGCGAAGCATCCGATCGGCCGCCTCGGCACCTCGGAGGAGGTCGCGGAGGTCGTACTGTTCCTGCTGAGCGACAAGGCCAGCTTCGTCACCGGCGCGCAGTACCTGGTCGACGGCGCGTACACGAGCATCTGA
- a CDS encoding tryptophan synthase subunit alpha codes for MTASQHPEHAGQADAARLHPHPERLPRGRASLELLRAEAAQEIDTIIEERLHGGQDPWQFMDELPSVDEMVVYLLRADAINANEGQLPSPTREYRVLRQIALQHPGLTPTVWRMLGRDGSLEAG; via the coding sequence ATGACGGCGTCACAGCATCCGGAGCATGCAGGGCAGGCGGATGCTGCGCGCCTGCACCCGCACCCGGAACGCCTGCCGCGCGGTCGCGCCAGCCTCGAGCTGCTGCGCGCGGAAGCCGCCCAGGAAATCGACACGATCATCGAGGAGCGGCTGCACGGCGGCCAGGACCCGTGGCAGTTCATGGACGAACTGCCGAGCGTCGACGAGATGGTCGTGTACCTGCTGCGGGCGGATGCCATCAATGCGAACGAGGGGCAGCTTCCGTCGCCGACCCGCGAATACAGGGTGCTGCGTCAGATCGCCCTGCAGCATCCGGGGCTCACACCGACGGTGTGGCGGATGCTCGGGCGCGACGGATCACTCGAAGCCGGCTGA
- a CDS encoding DedA family protein — MDQLIEWATDAAGSPWVYAIVFVLTVSDAFLVVVPSETVVVALGALALATGEPELAVLVPVAAVAAIIGDNLTYLLGRTMGVTRFRWMRRPRIVAVFAWASRALGRRAAVVMLTARFVPFGRIAVNLVAGATRFRYRHFLPLSVIAGCGWSLYNALIGAAFGTWFRENPVLAVVLSIVVAISLGLLVDQVSAWVARRRLSGSEAKQS, encoded by the coding sequence GTGGATCAACTGATCGAGTGGGCGACGGATGCTGCGGGCTCACCGTGGGTGTACGCGATCGTCTTCGTGCTGACCGTGTCGGATGCGTTCCTGGTGGTCGTTCCGAGTGAGACGGTCGTCGTAGCCCTGGGCGCGCTCGCGCTGGCCACGGGCGAACCCGAGCTGGCCGTGCTCGTGCCGGTCGCGGCGGTGGCCGCCATCATCGGCGACAACCTCACCTATCTGCTGGGCCGCACCATGGGCGTGACCCGGTTCCGCTGGATGCGCCGCCCCCGCATCGTGGCCGTGTTCGCGTGGGCGTCACGCGCGCTCGGGCGGCGGGCGGCCGTCGTGATGCTGACGGCACGCTTCGTGCCGTTCGGGCGCATCGCCGTGAACCTGGTGGCGGGCGCGACGCGGTTCCGGTACCGCCACTTTCTGCCGCTGAGCGTGATCGCCGGATGCGGCTGGTCGCTCTACAACGCGCTCATCGGCGCCGCGTTCGGCACCTGGTTCCGCGAGAACCCGGTGCTGGCGGTCGTGCTGTCGATCGTGGTCGCCATCTCGCTCGGGCTGCTCGTCGACCAGGTGTCGGCGTGGGTCGCGCGGAGGCGGCTCTCAGGGTCTGAAGCCAAGCAGTCGTAG
- a CDS encoding LLM class flavin-dependent oxidoreductase: MKKLGFLSFGHYQDVPGSLVTSASDALLQTIELAVAAEDIGFDGAYVRVHHFAPQLASPFPLLAAMGARTGRIELGTGVIDMRYENPLYMAEDAAAADLISGGRLQLGLSRGSPETALNGYESFGYAAGDGQTDADAAREKTGLFRAAIDGAGVARANPQMTGGAEGALAIEPQSPGLARRIWWGSGSRATAVWTAEQGMNLMSSTLLIEDTGVPFDELQAEQIRAYRDAWAAAGHDWQPRVSVSRSVFPLVTGEDRRYFGLRGQVDGKDQVGRLEGTLARFGRSYIGEPDKIAEELAADAAVQAADTVLLTIPNQLGVDYNARLLDSVVRYVAPAAGWR, translated from the coding sequence ATGAAGAAACTCGGGTTCCTGTCGTTCGGCCACTATCAGGATGTGCCCGGTTCGTTGGTGACCAGCGCATCCGATGCCCTGCTGCAGACGATCGAGTTGGCTGTCGCCGCCGAGGACATCGGGTTCGATGGCGCGTACGTGCGGGTGCACCATTTTGCGCCGCAGTTGGCGTCGCCGTTCCCACTGTTGGCGGCGATGGGCGCGCGCACGGGCCGCATCGAGCTCGGCACGGGCGTCATCGACATGCGCTACGAGAACCCGCTCTACATGGCCGAGGATGCGGCCGCCGCCGACCTCATCTCGGGCGGTCGACTGCAGCTTGGTCTCAGCCGCGGTTCACCCGAGACGGCTCTCAACGGTTACGAGTCGTTCGGCTATGCCGCGGGCGACGGGCAGACGGATGCGGATGCGGCCCGCGAGAAGACAGGGCTGTTCCGTGCCGCGATCGATGGTGCCGGGGTGGCCCGCGCGAACCCGCAGATGACGGGCGGCGCGGAGGGTGCGCTCGCGATCGAGCCGCAGTCTCCGGGGCTTGCCCGCCGCATCTGGTGGGGGAGCGGCAGCCGTGCGACCGCAGTCTGGACCGCCGAGCAGGGCATGAACCTGATGAGTTCCACGCTGCTCATCGAGGACACGGGTGTGCCGTTCGATGAGTTGCAGGCGGAGCAGATCCGGGCCTACCGCGACGCGTGGGCGGCCGCCGGCCACGACTGGCAGCCGCGCGTGTCTGTCAGCCGCAGTGTGTTCCCGCTCGTCACCGGCGAGGACCGCCGCTACTTCGGCCTGCGCGGCCAGGTCGACGGCAAGGACCAGGTCGGCCGGCTCGAGGGCACGCTGGCGCGCTTCGGCCGCAGCTACATCGGCGAGCCCGACAAGATCGCGGAAGAGCTGGCGGCGGATGCTGCGGTGCAGGCCGCTGACACGGTGCTGCTGACGATCCCCAACCAGTTGGGTGTCGACTACAACGCCCGGCTGCTCGACTCGGTGGTGCGGTACGTGGCGCCGGCGGCGGGCTGGCGCTAG
- a CDS encoding type II toxin-antitoxin system Phd/YefM family antitoxin, with the protein MSAITATDARRNLFGLIQQVNDDHAPVEVVSKHGNAVIISKDDYDAITETAYLLRNAKGAERLLGALERAGRGEFETHELHEA; encoded by the coding sequence ATGTCTGCAATCACGGCGACCGATGCTCGGCGCAATCTCTTCGGCCTCATCCAGCAGGTCAACGACGACCATGCCCCGGTCGAGGTCGTGTCGAAGCATGGCAATGCCGTCATCATCTCCAAGGATGACTACGACGCGATCACCGAGACGGCCTACCTGCTGCGCAACGCGAAAGGCGCGGAGCGGCTACTCGGCGCCCTCGAGCGTGCCGGGCGTGGCGAGTTCGAGACTCACGAGCTGCACGAGGCGTGA
- a CDS encoding Txe/YoeB family addiction module toxin, with translation MSRQLAFDRDGWEDCTYWQSQDRKILKRVNALIQEIMRDPFAGTGKPEPLKHILSGAWSRRIDEANRLVYLVTDTHIVILQARDHY, from the coding sequence GTGAGTCGACAGCTCGCCTTCGACCGGGACGGGTGGGAGGACTGCACCTACTGGCAGAGTCAGGACCGCAAAATTCTGAAGCGGGTCAACGCGTTGATCCAGGAGATCATGCGAGACCCATTCGCTGGCACGGGTAAGCCCGAGCCGCTCAAGCACATCCTTTCGGGCGCGTGGTCGAGGCGTATCGATGAGGCGAATCGCCTCGTCTATCTCGTCACCGACACCCACATCGTCATCCTGCAGGCCCGCGACCACTACTGA
- a CDS encoding dihydrofolate reductase family protein: protein MRKVTYAMSVSLDGYIAGPDGGFDWGAPSEDLFRFYIDEMRDVGVHLLGRRLYETMLYWEDPAQAASFDEAEQEWATLWNPLPKVVFSTTLSAVEGNARLASGGLAEEIERLRSEPGDGDIAIGGATLAIQAAELGLIDEYQVTICPVLVGGGTPYFAHNERQVDLALVETRTFDSGAVFLRYRVVSSGRGPAG from the coding sequence CGGCGGCTTCGACTGGGGTGCCCCCAGCGAAGACCTCTTTCGTTTCTATATTGATGAGATGCGGGATGTCGGGGTGCACCTGCTGGGGCGGCGGCTGTACGAGACGATGCTGTACTGGGAGGACCCCGCGCAGGCAGCGTCGTTCGACGAGGCGGAGCAGGAGTGGGCCACGCTGTGGAATCCGCTCCCCAAGGTTGTGTTCTCAACCACGCTGTCCGCCGTGGAGGGCAACGCCCGGTTGGCTTCGGGTGGCCTCGCCGAGGAGATCGAGCGGCTGCGATCCGAGCCTGGCGATGGCGACATCGCGATCGGCGGCGCAACCCTCGCCATCCAGGCCGCCGAGTTGGGGCTCATCGACGAGTATCAGGTCACCATCTGCCCGGTGCTGGTTGGTGGTGGCACTCCCTACTTCGCCCACAACGAGCGCCAGGTTGACCTCGCACTCGTCGAGACCCGCACCTTCGACTCGGGTGCGGTCTTCCTCCGCTACCGCGTGGTCAGTAGTGGTCGCGGGCCTGCAGGATGA